Proteins from one Streptomyces sp. NBC_00390 genomic window:
- the corA gene encoding magnesium/cobalt transporter CorA: MSERRLRALRPFKKAARPPAAPRPTDEQPGTAAPAEQPPVRRPSMITAALYQDGHRISTHDSLAETFVKLREAPGSMAWIGMHRPTEAELLSVAEEFDLHKLSVEDAMEAHQRPKLERYGDTLFVVLRAARYMDDTEEVDFAELHIFVGPDFVITVRHGAAPDLVAVRRRMESSPDLLKRGPEAVLYAILDTVVDGYAPVVAGVENDVDEIETEVFGGDPKVSRRIYELSREVVEFQRATRPLNRILDGLSAGFEKYGIDEELRRYLRDVADHATHVTERVDGFRMALQDILTVNATLVSQQQNEEMKQLAQGSHAQNEEIKKISSWAAILFAPTLVGTIYGMNFDHMPELRWLFGYPFALALMAVVCLSLYVVFKRRNWL; encoded by the coding sequence ATGTCCGAGCGTCGTCTGCGTGCCCTGCGCCCGTTCAAGAAGGCGGCCAGGCCCCCCGCCGCGCCCCGCCCCACCGATGAGCAGCCCGGCACGGCCGCACCGGCCGAGCAGCCGCCGGTCCGCCGGCCCAGCATGATCACCGCCGCGCTGTACCAGGACGGGCACCGGATCAGCACCCATGACTCGCTCGCCGAGACCTTCGTGAAGCTCCGCGAGGCGCCCGGCAGCATGGCATGGATCGGCATGCACCGGCCGACCGAGGCCGAGCTGCTGTCCGTTGCCGAAGAGTTCGACCTGCACAAGCTCTCCGTCGAGGACGCGATGGAGGCGCACCAGCGGCCCAAGCTGGAACGCTACGGCGACACCCTCTTCGTGGTGCTGCGCGCCGCCCGCTACATGGACGACACCGAAGAGGTCGATTTCGCCGAGCTGCACATCTTCGTCGGACCCGATTTCGTCATCACCGTCCGCCACGGGGCGGCCCCCGACCTGGTCGCCGTCCGGCGCCGGATGGAGAGCTCCCCCGATCTGCTCAAGCGCGGCCCCGAGGCGGTGCTGTACGCGATCCTCGACACGGTCGTCGACGGCTACGCGCCCGTGGTGGCCGGCGTGGAGAACGATGTCGACGAGATCGAGACAGAGGTCTTCGGCGGCGACCCGAAGGTGTCCCGCCGTATCTACGAGCTCTCCCGGGAAGTGGTGGAGTTCCAGCGTGCGACCCGTCCCCTGAACAGGATCCTGGACGGCCTGTCCGCCGGATTCGAGAAGTACGGGATCGACGAGGAACTGCGGCGGTACCTGCGTGACGTGGCCGACCACGCCACGCATGTCACCGAACGGGTCGACGGCTTCCGCATGGCGCTGCAGGACATCCTCACCGTCAACGCCACCCTGGTCAGTCAGCAGCAGAACGAGGAGATGAAGCAGCTGGCCCAGGGCAGCCACGCGCAGAACGAGGAGATCAAGAAGATCTCGTCCTGGGCCGCCATTCTGTTCGCCCCGACGCTGGTCGGCACCATCTACGGCATGAACTTCGACCACATGCCCGAGCTCCGCTGGCTCTTCGGGTACCCCTTCGCACTCGCGCTCATGGCTGTCGTGTGCCTCTCGCTGTACGTGGTCTTCAAGCGCCGGAACTGGCTCTGA
- a CDS encoding magnesium and cobalt transport protein CorA — translation MADHSTTEHPGSVVDCALYEDGRRRPGLLPLSQAMEAARAKPGSFVWIGLHEPSVDQLQVVADAFGLHPLAVEDAVKAHQRPKLEMYDETLFLVLKTTVYVEHDRLTPTSEVVDTGEIMAFMGANFVVVVRHGPSRRLTGVRARLEVHPELLVHGPAAVLHAVTDAVVDQYLEVVQAVETDVEEVEAQAFSPEPTHDVGRIYQLKRELLELRRAVAPLSQPLYRLCEGRLPGIDTDIATYLRDVHDHLGQACERIATLMELVDTSLTLTLAQTSVRQSHDVRRISAIAAIIAVPIMIFGVYGMNFDHMPELVRPLGYPIALLVTAAVCAVVYWAFHRKHWL, via the coding sequence ATGGCGGATCACAGCACGACCGAGCATCCGGGTTCGGTGGTGGACTGCGCCCTGTACGAGGACGGGCGGCGCCGTCCCGGCCTGCTGCCTCTCTCACAAGCCATGGAAGCCGCCCGGGCCAAGCCCGGCAGCTTCGTGTGGATCGGGCTTCACGAGCCGTCCGTCGATCAGCTCCAGGTGGTCGCCGACGCCTTCGGCCTGCACCCGCTGGCCGTCGAGGACGCGGTGAAGGCCCATCAGCGCCCCAAGCTCGAGATGTACGACGAGACGCTCTTCCTGGTCCTGAAGACGACCGTCTACGTCGAGCACGACCGGCTCACCCCGACCAGCGAGGTCGTCGACACCGGCGAGATCATGGCCTTCATGGGCGCGAACTTCGTCGTCGTGGTCCGCCATGGGCCCTCCCGGCGGCTCACGGGGGTGCGCGCCCGCCTGGAAGTCCATCCGGAGCTGCTCGTCCATGGACCCGCCGCCGTCCTTCACGCCGTCACCGACGCCGTGGTCGACCAGTACCTCGAGGTCGTGCAGGCCGTCGAAACGGATGTGGAGGAGGTGGAGGCACAGGCCTTCTCACCGGAGCCGACGCACGATGTGGGCCGCATCTACCAGCTCAAGCGCGAACTGCTCGAACTGCGCCGCGCCGTGGCCCCGCTCTCCCAGCCCCTGTACCGGCTCTGCGAGGGCCGGCTGCCGGGCATCGACACCGACATCGCCACCTATCTGCGCGATGTCCACGACCATCTGGGCCAGGCCTGCGAGCGCATCGCGACCCTGATGGAACTGGTGGACACCTCACTGACTCTCACGCTCGCCCAGACGAGCGTCCGGCAGAGCCACGACGTGCGGCGCATCAGCGCCATCGCCGCGATCATCGCCGTCCCCATCATGATCTTCGGCGTGTACGGGATGAACTTCGACCACATGCCCGAGCTGGTCCGGCCGCTCGGCTACCCGATCGCGCTCCTGGTCACCGCGGCGGTCTGCGCGGTTGTCTACTGGGCCTTCCACCGCAAGCACTGGCTGTGA